The proteins below come from a single Argentina anserina chromosome 1, drPotAnse1.1, whole genome shotgun sequence genomic window:
- the LOC126789309 gene encoding mitochondrial uncoupling protein 5-like: MGVKGFVEGGIASIVAGCSTHPMDLIKVRMQLQGETQVPKADQALRPALASAARGGVSSSIHVPVPPPPTRVGPVAVGVKILQQEGVAAMFSGVSATMLRQCLYSTTRMGLYDILKKKWTDPETGNMPLQRKIGAGLIAGAIGAMVGNPADVAMVRMQADGRLPAAERRNYKSVVDAITRMAKQEGVASLWRGSSMTVNRAMLVTASQLASYDQIKETILEKELMRDGLGTHITSSFAAGFVAAVASNPVDVIKTRVMNMKVEPGAAPPYKGALDCAVQTVRSEGPLALYKGFIPTISRQGPFTIVLFVTLEQVRKLLKDF; encoded by the coding sequence ATGGGTGTGAAAGGTTTCGTTGAGGGTGGCATAGCTTCCATCGTTGCCGGATGTTCGACTCACCCCATGGACCTTATCAAGGTCCGAATGCAGCTCCAGGGTGAGACCCAGGTGCCGAAGGCTGACCAAGCCCTTCGTCCAGCGCTGGCCTCAGCCGCTCGGGGAGGTGTTTCATCCTCCATTCATGTTCCTGTTCCTCCCCCGCCGACGCGCGTGGGACCAGTCGCTGTCGGAGTCAAGATTCTTCAGCAGGAGggtgttgcagccatgttctCTGGTGTTTCGGCCACCATGCTCCGGCAGTGCTTGTATTCAACTACCCGGATGGGGCTGTATGACATTTTGAAGAAGAAATGGACCGACCCGGAAACCGGGAACATGCCGCTGCAGAGGAAGATCGGCGCCGGGCTCATTGCCGGAGCGATCGGTGCCATGGTGGGGAATCCGGCCGACGTGGCCATGGTCCGTATGCAGGCTGATGGCCGGCTCCCGGCGGCTGAGCGCCGGAACTACAAAAGTGTGGTGGACGCTATAACCCGCATGGCGAAGCAAGAAGGCGTCGCGAGCTTGTGGCGCGGTTCGTCCATGACTGTGAACCGCGCCATGCTTGTGACGGCTTCGCAGCTGGCTTCATATGACCAGATCAAAGAGACGATCCTCGAAAAAGAGCTGATGCGAGACGGGCTCGGGACTCACATAACTTCTAGTTTCGCGGCGGGATTCGTGGCGGCTGTCGCCTCGAACCCGGTGGATGTGATCAAGACAAGGGTGATGAACATGAAGGTGGAGCCTGGAGCGGCGCCGCCGTACAAGGGGGCGCTGGACTGCGCGGTCCAAACGGTGCGTTCGGAAGGGCCGTTGGCCCTTTACAAGGGGTTTATACCTACAATTTCGAGGCAGGGGCCTTTCACCATCGTGCTGTTTGTGACATTGGAGCAGGTAAGGAAGTTGCTCAAAGATTTCTGA
- the LOC126801739 gene encoding uncharacterized protein LOC126801739, protein MVNFDHHHRHSSSSAFSKAICSICHKDLDPFADDLQAIFICGHVSHEFCLQESFGFFESVKKYSCPVCKQRCGPNDVARLYFESVPASPEDPSSTPAPQSGEDSEALRREVKELKEETCHLHTSRVPVLHNSFEESSAGKLALHPVDTSCFPKFLDRNWWLNQGRWLGFGMKENLKRKKGKNMMNRGDKVLSL, encoded by the exons ATGGTCAACTTTgaccaccaccaccgccactcctcctcctccgccttcAGCAAAGCCATCTGCTCAATCTGCCACAAGGACCTCGACCCCTTCGCCGACGACCTCCAGGCCATATTTATCTGCGGCCACGTCTCCCACGAGTTctg CCTGCAAGAGTCGTTCGGATTCTTCGAGAGCGTCAAGAAGTACAGCTGTCCGGTGTGCAAGCAGCGCTGCGGCCCAAACGACGTCGCTCGCCTCTACTTCGAGTCGGTCCCGGCCTCGCCGGAGGATCCGAGTTCGACTCCTGCGCCGCAAAGTGGGGAGGACTCCGAGGCGTTGCGGCGGGAGGTCAAAGAGCTTAAAGAGGAG ACCTGCCACCTTCATACTTCTAGGGTTCCAGTTCTGCATAATAGCTTTGAGGAGTCATCTGCTGGAAAGCTTGCTCTCCACCCAGTTGACACCTCCTGCTTCCCCAAGTTTTTGGATAGAAATTGGTGGCTTAACCAAGGTCGGTGGCTAGGTTTTGGGATGAAGGAGAATCTGAAAAGGAAAAAGGGGAAGAACATGATGAACAGAGGAGACAAAGTTTTGAGTTTGTGA
- the LOC126801747 gene encoding uncharacterized protein LOC126801747, whose product MEGAIGTQVNHVCVPSAPPLFPHSTFVMNRNILEQNPSPGAHETTHRLSNTANLNTCVLKETDTSVCSGSTTVIETNEISPSPEFPVRTHTGMEVNAHVVPSLIQLSVCNARELGTWGAAISYEAGVRVCLHAWANNYSSEVQCFLENECALLRYTFGLQNVLLQSEAELLAKGSSKLSSEAAAQNPVKTSGKIKLQVRKVMMILDESPSSCSLSSLKQPKINKDAICRRVSKSNSSFFPWLKYVWKKYLPPHAPKGTFRQSLDHVKTRAKHIEKVPRLLKAATSTLCNPSSSSQETYSCFLRLRSSTEEDAIRMQPGSGEAHFFFPDSLGDDLIIAVQDSKGQHCGHARAQVSAIADKPDDKLRWWPLYTDLELEPVGKIQLCMEYSTNPDENHHLKSGSIAETVAYDYVFVAAVKFQDFQQRSFLIDGPWKWLLTEFASYFGISEAYTKLRHLSYVMDVATPTKDCLTIVHDMLSDIFSMKGKSTNQLSPLENHMLVKILDQVNQTLALVFENYKSLEEDSPSGMTNVFKPASGLVPPSLVPAIQLYSLLHDVLSPEAQMKLCRYFRVAAKKRLRGHFVETDNLFLSSNEGIHKDPITSYQKMNSLISSIRNEILTDISIQNQNILPCFVDLPNISSSIYNVELCSRLCAFLVACPPPGLSPPVAELIIATAEFQRDLSLWNITPVVGGVDAKDLFHSHIVSWIRDKHRTLLDRCQLDKIYYYLQNRTSENWSDKETKNETNPFIHVIYNQLMETLNEYEIISSHLPMYAPALENAVADVEMAVAKTMEECYSNVLSPLKDNLSNKVLGNKYVKILSNQTIETYSVLAEVGIVFNSMKCMLDVMWPNIEAKFQSWLPCIDDDGYTRGEHLNDVIVLLRTKYRNYRRVIVEKLAKNARVQAATKLKNIMRDSKDVESEVRSRMQPLEDLLRKEIDNLSTVANPTVCAELCHEFWDRTGQDVLRLLEYRKSRPYYKGLRVAISASFCWGFSIGSVAELCATAINIVFLLSLLGHDMVKNEEVEDAQQEVQEIREDSPVAQEEDAAPPPMGFEEALKCIWSEADAKTKLSKDDVTKMCKMVPTFRVIILWLDMLELDPNYYGDDLDELFMYEDQIADWSQSKLNVIIEELPDSPKRPKSSVKIVELPESPKKKALLGIKISEPLGEVPTQGSSAPTLKDIGKGKRKMEVDEYDLDDDDKYFEDNGPYDGESDVDYNPTKGDDEGDENATPETTGVTTNLGTKGDGLVEDDENIFGAVDFDEESIGFECHSNGKGGIVYPEFNPKVDMEKPRFRVKMLFATVQLLRDVVVEQAIKQDAAL is encoded by the exons ATGGAGGGAGCCATTGGAACGCAAGTGAATCATGTTTGTGTTCCTAGTGCTCCTCCATTGTTCCCCCACTCTACATTCGTCATGAATAGAAATATTTTGGAGCAAAATCCAAGTCCTGGTGCACATGAAACAACTCACAGATTAAGTAACACTGCTAACTTAAACACGTgtgttttgaaagaaaccgaTACAAGTGTCTGTTCAGGCAGCACTACAGTAATCGAGACAAATGAAATTTCCCCGTCACCCGAATTTCCAGTCAG GACTCATACTGGTATGGAAGTGAATGCACATGTGGTTCCTTCTCTGATTCAGCTCTCTGTATGTAATGCAAG AGAGCTAGGTACATGGGGTGCTGCAATTTCTTATGAAGCAGGTGTTAGGGTCTGCCTTCATGCATGGGCGAACAATTATTCCTCTGAAGTTCAATGTTTCCTTGAGAATGAATGTGCACTGTTGCGTTACACATTTGG CCTACAGAATGTGTTACTACAATCAGAAGCTGAACTTTTGGCCAAAGGATCTTCAAAGCTCTCAAGTGAAGCAGCAGCTCAAAATCCTGTGAAAACTTctggaaaaataaaattgcaAG TTCGCAAAGTAATGATGATTTTGGATGAATCACCTTCCAGCTGCAGTTTATCATCTCTAAAACAGCCAAAGATTAACAAAGACGCAATATGTAGACGTGTCTCCAAATCAAATTCCAGTTTCTTTCCCTGGTTAAAATATGTATGGAAGAAGTATTTACCACCCCATGCCCCAAAAGGTACCTTCCGTCAGAGTTTGGATCATGTGAAGACTAGAGCTAAACATATCGAAAAGGTACCCCGGCTCCTTAAAGCTGCAACAAGTACTTTGTGCAatccatcttcatcatcacaaG AAACGTATTCTTGCTTCTTGAGATTGAGAAGTTCAACTGAAGAGGATGCAATTCGAATGCAACCAGGATCTGGCGAAGCTCATTTCTT TTTTCCAGATAGCCTTGGTGATGATTTAATCATAGCAGTCCAAGATTCCAAAGGACAGCATTGTGGTCATGCCCGAGCTCAAGTATCTGCTATTGCTGATAAGCCT GATGACAAGTTACGATGGTGGCCTTTATATACCGATCTAGAGCTTGAACCTGTTGGTAAAATTCAGTTATGCATGGAGTATTCCACGAATCCGGATGAAAATCATCATCTTAAG TCTGGTTCCATTGCAGAAACTGTGGCGTATGACTATGTCTTCGTAGCTGCAGTCAAATTTCAAGATTTTCAGCAAAGAAGCTTCTTGATAGATGGCCCTTGGAAATGGTTACTAACTGAATTTGCATCTTACTTTGGAATATCAGAGGCATACACAAAATTAAG ACACCTTTCCTACGTTATGGATGTGGCAACACCAACCAAAGACTGTCTGACCATAGTACATGATATGCTATCGGATATATTTTCGATGAAGGGAAAGAGCACAAATCAGCTTAGTCCATTGGAG AATCACATGCTGGTGAAGATTTTGGATCAAGTAAACCAGACTCTTGCTTTGGTTTTTGAGAATTACAAGTCACTTGAAGAAGATTCGCCCTCAGGGATGACAAATGTTTTTAAACCTGCCAGTGGATTGGTGCCACCATCTTTGGTACCTGCAATCCAGCTATACTCCCTTCTGCATGATGTGTTGAGTCCTGAAGCGCAAATGAAGCTCTGTAGATATTTTCGGGTTGCTGCAAAGAAGAGGTTAAGAGGGCACTTCGTGGAGACAGATAACCTTTTTCTAAGTAGTAATGAGGGAATACACAAGGATCCCATCACTTCTTATCAGAAGATGAATTCTCTGATCTCAAGCATCAGGAATGAAATTCTCACTGACATAAGCATCCAGAACCAGAACATCCTCCCATG TTTTGTAGACCTACCAAATATTTCTTCATCCATATACAACGTTGAGCTCTGCAGTAGATTGTGTGCTTTCCTTGTTGCATGTCCTCCTCCAGGCCTATCACCTCCAGTTGCAGAACTTATTATTGCAACAGCTGAATTCCAGAGAgatctttccttgtggaacatCAC TCCTGTAGTTGGTGGAGTTGATGCTAAAGATTTGTTTCACTCGCATATAGTTTCCTGGATTCGAGACAAGCATCGTACTTTGCTTGACAGGTGCCAACTAGATAAAATATATTACTATTTACAGAATCGCACAAGT GAAAACTGGTCTgataaagaaacaaagaatgaGACAAATCCCTTTATTCATGTCATTTATAACCAGCTGATGGAAACCCTAAATGAATATGAGATCATCAGTTCTCACTTGCCGATGTATGCACCTGCTTTGGAGAAT GCTGTTGCAGATGTTGAGATGGCAGTTGCTAAAACTATGGAAGAATGCTATTCTAATGTTTTATCACCATTGAAGGACAATCTGAGCAACAAAGTACTAGGCAACAAGTATGTCAAAATATTATCCAATCAAACCATTGAGACTTATTCTGTCCTAGCTGAG GTAGGAATTGTTTTCAACTCCATGAAGTGCATGCTAGATGTCATGTGGCCCAACATAGAAGCAAAGTTCCAGTCTTGGCTTCCTTGCATCGATGATGATGGATACACCAGGGGAGAACATCTCAATGATGTAATTGTACTTCTGAGAACAAAATACAGAAATTACCGACGGGTAATTGTGGAGAAGCTTGCAAAAAAT GCTAGAGTCCAGGCAGCAACAAAGTTGAAGAACATTATGCGAGACTCAAAGGACGTGGAATCAGAGGTTCGAAGTAGAATGCAACCTCTAGAGGATCTTTTGCGGAAGGAAATAGATAATCTCAGTACTGTCGCCAATCCTACTGTGTGTGCAGAACTCTGCCACGAATTTTGGGACAGGACAGGACAGGATGTCCTGCGTCTCTTGGAATATAGGAAGAGCAGACCCTATTACAAAGGCCTTCGTGTTGCAATTTCGGCAAGttttt GTTGGGGATTTTCAATTGGAAGTGTAGCCGAGTTGTGCGCTACCGCTATTAACATTGTTTTCCTCTTGAGTTTACTGGGCCACGACATGGTGAAAAATGAG GAGGTTGAGGATGCCCAACAGGAGGTTCAGGAGATCCGGGAGGATTCTCCGGTAGCTCAGGAAGAGGATGCGGCTCCTCCTCCTATGGGGTTTGAGGAAGCACTGAAATGCATCTGGTCCGAG GCTGATGCAAAGACAAAGCTCTCCAAAGATGATGTAACTAAGATGTGCAAAATGGTGCCTACATTTAGGGTAATAATATTGTGGCTTGATATGTTGGAGCTGGATCCAAACTATTATGGAGATGATCTTGATGAGCTATTCATGTATGAAGATCAAATTGCTGATTGGAGTCAAAGCAAACTCAATGTGATCATAGAAGAGCTTCCAGATTCTCCAAAAAGGCCAAAGAGTAGTGTGAAGATTGTGGAACTCCCTGAATCGCCCAAGAAAAAGGCTCTTCTAGGTATTAAAATTTCGGAGCCATTAGGTGAAGTGCCTACTCAAGGTAGCTCAGCTCCTACGTTAAAGGATATTGGTAAGGGTAAGAGAAAAATGGAGGTAGATGAGTATGatcttgatgatgatgataaataTTTTGAAGACAATGGTCCTTATGATGGTGAATCTGATGTGGACTATAACCCAACAAAAGGTGATGATGAG GGCGATGAGAATGCCACACCTGAAACAACGGGAGTTACCACTAATCTTGGAACTAAGGGAGATGGTTtggttgaggatgatgagaaTATATTTGGGGCTGTGGATTTTGATGAGGAATCAATAGGATTTGAATGTCATTCTAATGGCAAGGGTGGTATTGTGTACCCAGAATTTAACCCTAAAGTGGACATGGAGAAGCCAAGGTTTCGTGTGAAAATGTTGTTTGCTACCGTGCAATTACTAAGAGATGTTGTGGTTGAGCAAGCAATTAAGCAAG ATGCAGCACTGTAA
- the LOC126789334 gene encoding protein CURVATURE THYLAKOID 1D, chloroplastic: MMELCTTTFQPLPNLLITNPNTHLRSKPSLQFAHSLRLRSRLVLTRATSSDENGANAYSSEERDGVVSTTYDVPPPEKNLYGQAVVEEAPQEDPIVNGSDGPSQISELLENFNVKLDNDDAYVYILYGGGVLATLWLASAIIGAIDSIPLFPKLMEVVGLGYTIWFSSRYLIFKKNREELVAKVQVLKLQVLGSNDD, encoded by the exons ATGATGGAGCTCTGTACCACCACATTTCAACCTCTCCCCAACCTCCTAATCACAAACCCAAACACCCACCTCCGCTCAAAACCCTCCCTCCAATTCGCTCATTCTCTCAGGCTTCGCTCTC GATTGGTGTTGACTAGAGCTACGTCATCTGACGAAAATGGAGCAAATGCGTATTCGAGTGAAGAGCGAGATGGGGTGGTATCTACTACTTATGATGTTCCACCGCCGGAGAAGAATCTCTACGGTCAAGCTGTGGTAGAAGAAGCACCTCAAGAGGATCCTATAGTGAATGGAAGTGACGGCCCGTCGCAGATATCGGAGCTTTTGGAGAACTTTAATGTAAAG TTAGACAATGATGATGCATATGTCTATATACTATACGGTGGTGGTGTCTTGGCTACCCTGTGGTTAGCATCAGCTATAATAGGTGCTATTGATTCTATTCCATTG TTCCCCAAGTTGATGGAAGTTGTGGGCCTTGGATATACAATCTGGTTTAGCAGCCGTTATCTGATATTCAAG AAAAACAGGGAGGAGTTGGTTGCTAAAGTCCAAGTTCTTAAGCTGCAGGTTCTCGGTTCAAATGATGACTGA